One Hydrogenimonas thermophila DNA segment encodes these proteins:
- a CDS encoding FAD-dependent oxidoreductase: MIDVLIIGGGGAGLSAALAAAENGAKVTVLGKTYPTRSQTSMAQGGINAALGNVGEDSVEAHIADTLKSAHTLGDEVMIRKLCEKAPDAINWLDSIGTPFSRLEDGKVAQRKLGGASGKRACYAQDYTGLKILHTLYDAALKADITFLNEYFLLNFIVEENRVLGVTAIEMKSGEVKAIGAKSVIIASGGYCGLYRGFTTNSTAITGDGVAAAIRAGCVLSDMEFIQFHPTALKNSGILIGESARGEGGYLVNSKGERFVDELKPRDVVAKAIWEQIESGEEVFIDIRHLGEAFIEESLPQEHKLAKLYEGIDPVTDLIPIKPVAHYTMGGIDVDHNHQTKVEGLFAAGECANAYVHGANRLGGNSLLETIVFGREAGENAAKFARENSEVKVASSEQFEKDRNFVAAIPQFTNQIDFYEKRDFMGKIFYRNAGIIRNEMGLKGVLAAIRQMQKELPFMGIADKSKEYNTNLLEFIEFGNMVELAEVVLVGAIGRNESRGAHQREDFPNEDNEKFGGVHSLSWKEQGVLCNEFRGMK, from the coding sequence ATGATAGATGTATTAATTATTGGCGGTGGTGGTGCCGGACTTTCAGCAGCACTTGCTGCAGCAGAAAATGGTGCAAAAGTAACTGTGTTGGGTAAAACTTACCCGACTCGTTCTCAAACTTCTATGGCTCAAGGTGGAATAAATGCCGCACTGGGCAATGTAGGAGAAGATAGTGTAGAAGCTCACATTGCCGATACCCTTAAATCGGCTCATACACTTGGTGATGAAGTGATGATAAGAAAGTTATGTGAAAAAGCTCCTGATGCTATTAACTGGTTAGATTCCATCGGTACACCTTTTAGCCGATTGGAAGATGGCAAAGTAGCACAAAGAAAGCTTGGCGGTGCTAGCGGCAAGCGTGCCTGTTATGCTCAAGACTATACAGGACTAAAAATTCTTCATACCTTGTATGATGCTGCACTTAAAGCCGATATTACCTTTTTAAACGAATATTTTCTTCTTAACTTCATTGTTGAGGAGAACCGTGTACTAGGTGTTACAGCGATTGAGATGAAGAGTGGTGAAGTCAAGGCAATTGGGGCTAAAAGTGTCATCATTGCCAGTGGCGGATACTGCGGTCTTTATCGTGGATTTACAACTAACTCAACAGCAATAACAGGTGACGGAGTCGCTGCAGCGATTCGTGCCGGATGTGTGCTAAGCGATATGGAGTTTATACAGTTTCACCCAACAGCACTGAAAAATAGCGGTATCTTAATTGGTGAGAGTGCTAGAGGTGAAGGTGGATACTTGGTAAACAGTAAAGGAGAGCGTTTTGTAGATGAGCTTAAGCCTCGTGATGTAGTGGCAAAAGCAATTTGGGAGCAAATTGAAAGTGGTGAAGAGGTCTTCATTGATATACGCCATCTAGGAGAAGCTTTCATAGAAGAGAGTCTGCCACAAGAGCATAAACTTGCCAAACTTTATGAAGGAATAGATCCTGTAACTGATCTGATTCCAATCAAACCGGTAGCACACTATACAATGGGTGGAATAGATGTCGATCATAATCATCAAACCAAAGTTGAAGGGCTATTTGCTGCAGGAGAGTGTGCCAATGCTTATGTTCACGGGGCTAACCGATTGGGAGGTAACTCACTACTTGAAACCATTGTATTTGGACGTGAAGCAGGAGAGAATGCTGCAAAATTTGCACGTGAAAATAGTGAAGTAAAAGTAGCGTCTTCTGAACAGTTTGAAAAAGATCGCAATTTTGTTGCAGCAATTCCACAATTTACCAACCAGATCGATTTTTATGAAAAACGAGACTTTATGGGAAAAATCTTCTACCGCAATGCAGGAATCATTCGCAATGAGATGGGGCTTAAAGGGGTACTAGCTGCAATTAGACAGATGCAAAAAGAGTTGCCATTTATGGGAATTGCCGATAAGTCTAAAGAGTACAATACCAACTTACTGGAGTTTATAGAGTTTGGCAATATGGTTGAACTTGCAGAAGTGGTTCTCGTTGGTGCAATTGGACGCAATGAGTCACGTGGGGCTCATCAAAGAGAAGATTTTCCAAATGAAGATAATGAGAAATTTGGCGGAGTTCACTCATTGTCTTGGAAAGAGCAAGGAGTGCTTTGCAATGAATTTCGGGGGATGAAGTGA